The proteins below come from a single Edaphobacter acidisoli genomic window:
- a CDS encoding CPBP family intramembrane glutamic endopeptidase yields MQAFDSTPRERTGRVFQFALFITSVAWVLAAQGLAARAASGISMAFDMGAERYLLSALFFVFLLWVGFSLLQAISLGSATAREVLGLPRRATSRREWAVGAAIGWGAVAVAVLPMALAGALHVRFWTGFRSYELAIINLLTLAAAALAEEVAFRGFPFRRLIEAIGPVKATIVMAFLFGAMHLLNPDATWISTLITMLAGVLLSIAWLRTRGLWLPWGLHFGWNASMGVLFGLPVSGLVTFSTVVQTRAIGREWLTGGDYGPEAALLTGVVLVVAMAVLVRATRDYAWHYTYEAPVPGGYPMEAKPPAVHAAMEEQARPGGLVQILPAPSGPPPTDETK; encoded by the coding sequence TTGCAGGCGTTTGATTCGACACCACGGGAGCGTACGGGGCGCGTGTTTCAGTTTGCGCTGTTCATCACGTCGGTGGCGTGGGTGCTGGCGGCGCAGGGGCTGGCGGCGCGCGCGGCCAGCGGCATCTCGATGGCATTCGACATGGGAGCGGAGCGATATCTGCTGAGTGCGCTCTTCTTCGTGTTTTTGCTGTGGGTGGGATTTTCGTTGCTGCAGGCGATTTCACTTGGCTCCGCGACTGCGCGAGAGGTGCTGGGGTTGCCGCGGCGTGCGACTTCGCGCAGGGAGTGGGCCGTTGGCGCTGCGATTGGCTGGGGAGCGGTCGCAGTGGCGGTGCTGCCGATGGCGCTGGCTGGAGCGTTGCATGTGCGGTTCTGGACGGGGTTTCGTTCGTATGAGCTGGCGATCATCAACCTGTTGACGCTGGCCGCCGCGGCGCTGGCCGAAGAGGTTGCGTTTCGAGGATTTCCTTTCAGGCGTTTGATTGAAGCGATCGGGCCGGTGAAGGCGACGATCGTCATGGCGTTTCTGTTTGGCGCGATGCATCTGCTGAACCCCGATGCTACGTGGATCAGCACGCTGATTACGATGCTGGCGGGCGTGCTGCTTTCGATTGCGTGGCTGCGGACGCGTGGGTTGTGGCTGCCGTGGGGGCTGCATTTTGGGTGGAACGCGAGCATGGGAGTGCTGTTCGGGCTTCCGGTGAGCGGGCTGGTGACGTTTTCGACCGTGGTGCAGACGCGGGCGATTGGGCGTGAGTGGCTGACGGGCGGCGATTACGGGCCGGAGGCTGCGTTGCTGACGGGGGTGGTGCTGGTGGTCGCGATGGCGGTGCTGGTGCGGGCGACGCGTGACTATGCGTGGCACTACACGTATGAGGCTCCGGTGCCGGGCGGGTATCCGATGGAGGCGAAGCCTCCTGCGGTGCATGCGGCGATGGAAGAGCAGGCGAGGCCGGGTGGGCTGGTGCAGATTCTGCCTGCGCCAAGTGGGCCTCCGCCGACGGATGAGACGAAGTAG
- a CDS encoding acetyl-CoA carboxylase carboxyltransferase subunit alpha has product MAEHEAGRHTHSQHVEEPPPEAWVKTELARHPQRPYPMDFIEALFTDFSEIHGDRAFGDDAAMSCGMAYFHGEPVMVVGNLKGRTLKERVARKFGSPDPEGYRKAMRAMKIAEKFGRPIFTFIDLAGANPGIGAEERGQGEAIARNLLEMSRLRVPTIATITGEGGSGGALALAVADKVLMLENAIYSVISPEGCASIMWKDAGKKQHAASALKYTADSVRQLGCVDDVLPEPEGGSHNDPAAAMAIVDEKLRYHMGELRALSLDELLERRYRKFRNIAQFYNVV; this is encoded by the coding sequence ATGGCTGAACACGAAGCAGGCAGACATACTCATTCCCAGCACGTCGAGGAACCGCCTCCCGAGGCGTGGGTCAAGACGGAGCTGGCGCGGCACCCGCAGCGCCCTTATCCGATGGACTTTATCGAGGCACTGTTTACCGACTTCAGCGAGATCCACGGCGACCGCGCGTTTGGCGACGACGCGGCCATGAGCTGCGGCATGGCGTATTTTCATGGCGAGCCGGTGATGGTGGTCGGCAACCTGAAGGGCCGCACGCTGAAGGAGCGTGTGGCGCGCAAGTTTGGCAGCCCCGATCCCGAGGGCTATCGCAAGGCGATGCGTGCGATGAAGATTGCTGAGAAGTTTGGGCGGCCGATCTTTACGTTCATTGATCTTGCGGGCGCGAACCCGGGGATTGGCGCAGAGGAGCGCGGGCAGGGCGAGGCGATTGCGCGGAACCTGCTAGAGATGTCGCGGCTGCGAGTGCCGACGATTGCGACGATTACGGGCGAGGGCGGCTCGGGCGGCGCTCTGGCGTTGGCCGTGGCGGACAAGGTGTTGATGCTCGAGAACGCGATCTATTCGGTGATCTCGCCGGAGGGATGCGCGTCGATTATGTGGAAGGACGCGGGGAAGAAGCAGCATGCCGCGTCGGCCCTGAAGTACACGGCGGACAGCGTGCGGCAGCTCGGCTGCGTGGACGACGTGTTGCCTGAGCCTGAGGGCGGCTCGCACAACGATCCGGCAGCGGCGATGGCGATTGTGGATGAGAAGCTGCGCTATCACATGGGCGAGCTGCGGGCGCTTTCGCTCGATGAGCTGCTGGAGCGGCGGTACAGGAAGTTCCGCAATATAGCGCAGTTTTATAACGTCGTTTAG